A portion of the Borrelia hispanica CRI genome contains these proteins:
- a CDS encoding chromosome replication/partitioning protein, protein MQIRLNKRTLDDSNITEHEKVLVHYNKLKEKLIINFKDEIYNKIETMKILKEIKDKGYYKLDGYKTFINFILNLNLAKTQVYNYLKIATAMEEGLINDDFVLKNGFNQTLFFIKNRESKTIKKSRQNLIKPLRFQLKNKESYDFYKKNARFASFVMDKLFLSKKDLLEELLHEFKNLKVISKGDVDE, encoded by the coding sequence ATGCAGATAAGACTTAATAAAAGAACTTTGGATGATTCTAATATAACCGAACATGAAAAGGTGTTGGTTCATTATAACAAATTAAAAGAAAAGTTAATTATTAATTTTAAAGATGAAATTTACAATAAAATAGAGACAATGAAAATATTGAAGGAGATTAAGGATAAAGGATATTATAAATTAGATGGATACAAGACATTTATTAATTTTATATTAAATCTTAATTTAGCAAAGACTCAGGTTTATAATTATCTAAAAATAGCAACAGCAATGGAAGAAGGTTTGATCAATGATGATTTTGTTTTAAAAAATGGATTTAATCAAACCTTATTCTTTATTAAAAATAGGGAAAGTAAGACTATAAAGAAATCAAGACAAAATTTAATAAAGCCCTTAAGATTTCAACTTAAAAATAAAGAGAGTTATGATTTTTATAAGAAAAATGCGAGATTTGCTAGTTTTGTAATGGATAAGCTTTTTTTAAGTAAGAAAGATTTACTTGAAGAACTTCTGCATGAATTTAAAAATTTAAAGGTAATTAGTAAAGGAGATGTTGATGAGTAA
- a CDS encoding ParA family protein, protein MDRKKDAIITIASIKGGVGKSTSSIILATLLSKKYKVLLIDMDSQASTTSYYSTKIEKANIDLINKNTYEVLKANLSINRAIINVDNNLDLIPSYLTLHQFNIEPIPFKELKLKKQLKQLEAVYDYIVIDTNPSLDFTLINALVVSNYVIVPMTAEKWAVESLDLFKFFVNKLDISIFIFILVTRFKKNNTHKYLLEILQSKSNFLGTISEREDLNKRIAEDSAFDLNKDYIHEYEEALCIFFKYIQQKRNVH, encoded by the coding sequence ATGGATAGAAAAAAAGATGCAATAATCACTATTGCAAGTATTAAAGGAGGGGTTGGTAAGAGTACAAGCTCAATAATACTTGCAACTCTTTTATCCAAAAAATATAAAGTTTTGCTGATAGATATGGATAGTCAAGCATCTACTACTAGTTATTATTCTACTAAAATTGAAAAAGCCAATATAGATCTTATAAACAAAAATACATATGAAGTTTTAAAGGCAAATTTGAGTATTAATAGGGCCATAATCAATGTTGATAATAATTTAGATTTGATACCTAGTTATTTAACCTTACATCAATTTAACATTGAACCAATTCCTTTCAAAGAATTAAAACTAAAAAAGCAATTAAAGCAGTTGGAAGCTGTTTATGATTATATAGTGATAGATACTAATCCTAGTTTAGATTTTACTTTAATAAATGCTTTGGTAGTGAGTAATTATGTCATAGTTCCAATGACAGCAGAAAAATGGGCTGTTGAAAGTTTAGATTTATTTAAATTTTTTGTAAATAAATTAGATATATCTATTTTTATTTTCATATTAGTAACAAGATTTAAAAAAAATAACACACATAAATATCTGCTTGAAATTTTACAATCAAAAAGCAATTTTTTGGGGACTATATCTGAAAGAGAGGATCTAAATAAAAGGATAGCAGAAGATAGTGCTTTTGATTTGAATAAAGATTATATACATGAGTATGAAGAAGCATTGTGTATTTTTTTTAAATATATTCAGCAAAAACGAAATGTTCACTAG
- a CDS encoding variable large family protein, with protein sequence MLGGELIIDTLKTPNDIGAKINSDFAVIVVLRAINKADKFGVHNNDASGDDAKIITGVAVKIVNNILDALDLIMIKILKIVEIKI encoded by the coding sequence ATGCTGGGGGGGGAATTAATTATTGATACTCTTAAGACTCCTAATGATATTGGAGCAAAAATTAATTCAGACTTTGCGGTTATTGTTGTATTAAGGGCAATAAATAAGGCTGATAAATTTGGTGTTCATAATAATGATGCTAGCGGTGACGATGCTAAAATAATTACAGGTGTTGCAGTTAAGATTGTTAACAATATATTGGATGCACTTGATTTAATTATGATAAAGATATTAAAGATAGTGGAAATAAAAATTTAG
- a CDS encoding DUF226 domain-containing protein has product MNSALERLKAKKADIKQIEKRRIFVRVENLQDRKIYHTKIMNDLYVFGVNKNQKHKFFISFRGLFNREKINEFNLFSLKGDDKFLGIFYGYRKPIQNIITRYEENGIMKAYTFSKVYYIEFRFHKGSVFCYIKGIAKLLKKEKLKTQYGKFLLELIISLEKQVYEFYNKKLPSGGIITRWIEKKMQ; this is encoded by the coding sequence ATGAATAGTGCGTTAGAACGCCTTAAAGCTAAAAAAGCAGATATTAAGCAAATAGAAAAAAGGCGTATATTTGTAAGAGTAGAGAATCTACAAGATAGAAAAATATATCACACTAAGATAATGAATGATTTATATGTATTTGGCGTTAATAAGAATCAAAAACACAAATTTTTCATTTCCTTTAGAGGGTTGTTTAATAGAGAAAAAATTAATGAGTTTAATTTGTTTTCTTTAAAAGGAGACGACAAATTTTTGGGAATATTTTATGGATATAGAAAACCGATACAAAACATTATAACAAGGTATGAAGAGAATGGTATTATGAAGGCATATACCTTCTCAAAGGTATATTATATAGAATTTAGATTTCATAAGGGAAGTGTTTTTTGTTACATTAAAGGAATTGCTAAATTACTTAAAAAAGAAAAATTAAAGACGCAGTATGGCAAATTTTTGCTTGAATTAATAATAAGTTTAGAAAAACAAGTATATGAATTTTACAATAAAAAATTACCAAGTGGGGGTATTATAACAAGATGGATAGAAAAAAAGATGCAATAA
- a CDS encoding Mlp family lipoprotein — MNKNRRILTLYSMLFLYNCNVSIPNNKFTNTNLQEQEITLTNDEQYKFNSLMNKIDQSFETHTFLSKNSNSNAIKKYQKFRNWILNDIKKQKELSNTFSKVNHSLQNKRQLFPRNNIIEQHVNNSFNRHQNSGYSNNNTYEISQYNDINHNHIIEIFKNNNTNEKIFQRLKEEFQYDYRITFIWKN, encoded by the coding sequence ATGAATAAAAATAGAAGAATATTAACACTTTATAGCATGTTATTCTTGTACAATTGTAATGTAAGCATACCTAATAATAAATTCACAAATACTAATCTACAAGAACAAGAAATTACTCTCACCAATGATGAACAATACAAATTCAACTCATTAATGAATAAAATTGATCAATCATTTGAAACACACACATTTTTAAGCAAAAATAGTAATTCAAATGCTATAAAGAAATACCAAAAATTTCGTAATTGGATTTTAAATGATATCAAAAAACAAAAAGAATTAAGCAATACTTTTAGTAAAGTAAATCACTCTTTACAAAACAAAAGACAATTATTCCCAAGAAATAATATTATTGAGCAACATGTAAATAATAGTTTTAACCGTCATCAAAACAGTGGTTACTCAAATAACAATACATACGAAATTTCACAATATAACGATATAAATCACAATCATATCATAGAAATATTTAAAAATAATAATACCAATGAAAAAATATTTCAAAGACTTAAAGAAGAATTTCAATATGACTACCGTATTACATTTATATGGAAAAATTGA
- a CDS encoding plasmid maintenance protein, whose amino-acid sequence MKDIQKTTNKYQHKLIVLVSTLSYINSQFKKYNQNDILYYFNNNLENNGQKKAKLKTLQSYLYTLEKKFQVTSNYYKHLGENRGTEIHYKLKHHKKVCHYKINKHFKEKKEERFQKRANSYHTKTCNNNGNVEKWESIYNNKNNKKEMEKQERERKQLEKYAEKCRFKDDEYLSILNLETTKEIKIKKLIELKKEENKREREKNKSNKLIEKQKELEKTLAKKREELEKEGYDKKQLETEMQKEYERYKGKPHFIIESSKYGDLEQIVKRIKKTVEREKKEKKEDHEQIRNNIFSILIDQLRNKVEVKVLAPILKNYLNKQVDLKYSKVFNNHYYYEILEMVEGKEHLRIGEYEKIVD is encoded by the coding sequence ATGAAAGACATACAAAAAACCACAAATAAATACCAACATAAATTAATTGTTTTAGTATCAACATTAAGTTATATAAATTCTCAGTTTAAGAAATATAATCAAAATGACATACTCTATTACTTCAATAATAACTTAGAAAACAATGGTCAAAAAAAAGCTAAACTCAAAACACTACAAAGTTATTTATACACACTAGAAAAAAAATTTCAAGTAACTAGTAACTACTACAAACATTTAGGCGAAAATCGTGGAACAGAAATCCATTACAAACTTAAACATCATAAAAAAGTATGTCATTACAAAATAAATAAACATTTTAAAGAAAAAAAAGAGGAAAGATTTCAAAAGCGTGCTAACTCATATCATACAAAGACATGTAATAATAATGGGAATGTAGAAAAATGGGAATCTATTTATAATAATAAAAATAATAAGAAAGAAATGGAAAAACAAGAGAGAGAACGCAAACAGTTAGAAAAATATGCAGAAAAATGTAGATTTAAAGATGATGAATATCTCTCAATTTTGAATTTAGAAACAACAAAAGAAATTAAAATAAAAAAGCTAATAGAATTGAAGAAAGAAGAGAATAAAAGAGAAAGGGAAAAAAACAAGAGCAATAAATTAATAGAAAAACAAAAGGAACTAGAAAAGACGCTAGCAAAAAAAAGAGAAGAACTAGAAAAGGAAGGATATGATAAAAAACAATTAGAAACAGAAATGCAAAAAGAATATGAGAGATACAAAGGCAAACCGCACTTTATTATAGAGAGTAGTAAATATGGGGATTTAGAACAGATAGTAAAAAGGATTAAGAAAACAGTTGAGCGTGAGAAAAAAGAGAAAAAAGAAGACCACGAGCAGATTAGAAATAATATATTTAGTATACTGATAGATCAGTTGAGAAACAAAGTAGAGGTTAAAGTTTTAGCGCCAATATTGAAAAATTATTTAAATAAGCAAGTTGATTTGAAGTATAGCAAGGTATTTAATAATCATTATTATTACGAAATTTTAGAGATGGTAGAAGGGAAAGAGCATTTAAGAATAGGAGAGTATGAAAAGATTGTTGACTGA
- a CDS encoding Mlp family lipoprotein yields the protein MIKFLNYLILYSTVFLYCCNKDYIPQKDNFSNRTTTTHKNSPTSIDKLTIPTSIDTSTTIILTNKEQEQFKVLINGLNKISELYQDRIDNNKYTNFFNWISKDIKRQKELANAFEHVYKFLRKKLIKSEILDFPQAIANVIANPEKNKIYDASTSQDIEQFFRGVLEEMMQNKNNTNEKLFNFLKKELGDLTNHVAGLMGEEVYEGRLDQNQQKTLKIFSTILTEEIYRDNHIRGAKMRGKFLQLSDISIQTTLDHIDKELSKCSGNYRGRQSLKASMKEYFDKINTIDDEPQLNDEIISDFTKVVISDCGSGG from the coding sequence ATGATCAAGTTTCTAAATTACTTAATACTTTATAGCACGGTATTTTTATACTGTTGTAACAAAGATTATATTCCCCAAAAAGACAATTTTTCAAATCGTACTACAACTACTCATAAAAATTCACCAACAAGTATAGACAAATTAACAATACCAACAAGTATAGACACATCAACAACTATTATTCTAACTAACAAAGAACAAGAGCAATTTAAAGTTCTAATTAATGGTCTTAATAAGATATCAGAATTATATCAAGATAGAATAGATAACAACAAATATACAAATTTTTTTAATTGGATTTCAAAAGACATAAAAAGACAAAAAGAATTAGCTAATGCATTCGAACATGTATATAAATTTTTAAGAAAAAAATTGATAAAATCAGAAATCTTAGATTTTCCCCAGGCTATAGCTAATGTTATTGCAAATCCAGAGAAAAATAAAATTTATGATGCTAGCACTTCTCAAGATATCGAACAATTTTTTAGAGGAGTTTTAGAGGAAATGATGCAAAACAAGAATAATACAAATGAAAAACTATTTAATTTTCTTAAAAAAGAACTGGGTGATTTAACAAATCATGTAGCTGGACTTATGGGAGAAGAAGTATATGAAGGTAGATTAGATCAAAATCAACAAAAAACATTAAAAATCTTTTCTACAATCTTAACTGAGGAGATATATAGAGATAATCACATTAGAGGGGCAAAAATGAGAGGAAAATTTCTTCAATTAAGCGATATAAGTATACAAACAACATTGGATCACATAGACAAAGAATTGTCAAAATGTAGTGGAAATTATCGAGGTAGGCAATCTCTTAAAGCTTCTATGAAAGAATATTTCGACAAAATAAATACAATAGATGATGAACCACAATTAAATGATGAAATAATAAGTGACTTTACAAAAGTGGTAATCAGTGATTGTGGATCCGGAGGATAA